The Telopea speciosissima isolate NSW1024214 ecotype Mountain lineage chromosome 11, Tspe_v1, whole genome shotgun sequence genome includes the window GACATTGAAATCCCATTTCCCCAATACCTTGCAAGAAAGACCACCAGAATGTAATCTTGCAGCTATCGCAGGAGCCCATTTGCCATATGCAGCAGTCAAGCCCTCTGGATTGGTATCAGTCTTACCATCAATGGGAGGTTCACCGAGCTTAGAGATGGCGAAGTATGCCAAGACCTGCTCTGCATCCTCAAGGCCTTTACTCTGAATCCAAGGCTCAAGCATTCCATTCTGGAAGAAAACCAAATCTGCTAGATTGTTAATATCCATTCCAGTTCTTGATTAcccaatttgatttttttatttaacttcaattttttttaattcaaaccAGAAAGAAGAGGAGCGTTAATGAGGTACCGTTCCAGCGGGACTGAGGAGTGGATTGAAGCACAGCTTCAAGATCGTCGTTCCTAGTGCAGACTAAGATGGGTCCAGGGAAATCAAGAGGCGGTGATTCGCCTCTCTTCACAAGAACATCGTCGCCGTTACCCATACTCTGCAAAGCTCTTCCTACACGTCCACCTCCAACGATGATGGCAGGGACAACAGTGGTAGTGGTGGCTGTGGTGGGGGTAGCGGCCATGGGTGTCGATGCCCTAATCCTGATGGATGGTCTTCTGCAATGGAGCCGAAGTGAGGTAGTGTAGACTGTTGCTGCTGCGTTGGCCATACGTGCGCCGGTTGTGTAAGTTTTAAAGCCTACGCCTAACTTCAGGTTCAGGAGCTACAAGAGACATGGTGTGTTGGGAAGCTATTAACTTGGTTAGGCACTTAGGCCTGATAAGGAAGAGTGATCCACAACCACCCGTTCCAAAAATGCTCTATCCATTCACCTTCGGATCAACTGTGAAGTGTCAACTGGCCGAGTCCGGGACTGGTCCAGGGTATACAGGCATACAGCGCCTACACTCACTCTTTTTTGTTCAGAACTGGTctttttttatgggtttgggtCTAGGATGCCGTCGAGACCATGGATTGAGGAATCAGTATCGAATCGGCTGGATCAGCTAATTCGTATTGGTATCGATGGAGACAGATATTGATTCATGGTCGATCCCGTATCAGTGGATTGGTacaaacaagggtaaaaatgtaaaaaaaaaaaattaagttttttgaagaaaacatgCCCATTCCAGATTGATACAATCAGGATCGGGATCGACcaataccaattactaaaaccctagacCGACCCTACTTGTGTGgggtttctttttttattttttggaaaatagttTTCTCTAGGAGTGCGCCACACATGTgtcatctctctcctcaaaacaaggggtcagatgtgtcttttcaattggggaggagagagatagactcatgagagtgctagcataggccacattcccggacaaagaattttgtttttcctttttctttatttaagaTGAAATATATTAAAGGGAGGGGGTTTCCCATGAGGCCATGACATTGGCATAGTTAGAAACCAGGTTATTCGGGCAAGTGGCAAGTCGCGTGttcttttataaataaaatatgggaaaatgaaTGTTGCCAAATCAAGTGGATTCTGCCCCGGCACAGTCACACAAGACGTGCAAAATTACCACCTCGCATTcagttaaataaaaaaaatctcattcatgttGATGCCCCATGGACACAATCTCATTGGCCCTCACACTAGGGCAAAGCCCACGCCATCaggcagtgatctcttgccccaTAAAATATATAAAGGAAAATAGGAGGCTGCTGGGCTACATGGCACCTGTGGCCAGACATAGGAAGGCCAAAATGATCGCCTCGCccatatgaaataaaaaaatctcactCCTGTTGAATGCCCCCATGCACACTCTcatggattcagatcctctagtGTGTATCGGACAACTAGATGGGCCAGCATGCACCTCAAGAAAAACACCCAGCCGTTCAATGCACGTTGACGTGCTAGAAAGGATCCAGTTCCCACTCTCATTGGCCTTGTGCTAGTTTAGGGGCCACACAGCTTGGCAACGATCCCCTCCTAGTATCGGTTTTGAGTCAGGATCTGACTCCTCTacagggagtgcccaggggggCATCCAACGACTAGGTTGTGCCGCACATATCCCCACATATCCCGGCGCATGCCAATTAGCcatcgggatgtgtgcagcacaacctagtcgttggatgccccctgggcacttCCTAGGGTCtcggctccctggagaggaacTCGATGCTTTGAGTCATTTGACATTTCATGACTACCATAGCTCCCTTATTAACTTTGAGAACTCCATCTATTGTTGTATACTTGCAGCCATTTGAATCAAGGCCCCCCTAAGATACTAAGTTTTTCTTTAGTTCTGGAACATGTCTTACCTCTAATTAGGTTCTTACTATCCCATTAAACATCCTGATTTTAATAGTTCCTATTCCAATGGTCTTGTCTACCGCATCATTTAGTAGTAGAACAAACCTACCACTATATGATTTGTAAGTAGCACGACACATATGGTAAGAACATTCGGAATCTAGAATCCAAGAATTAGAGAATTGACTCTTACATGAAGATATAGAGAGAACATCTCCATAATCTTCATCCAAGCTATCATCCATGTTAGCTTCTTTAGATGCTTTTTCTGCACCTTTCTTTTTCAAACCATTCTTCCTTTTGCAATAATAGAAAGTGAATTTGCCCTCCTCCTTTTGATTCAACTGACTCCTAATTTCAAATCCTTCTTGATTTCATTTACCGTTTTCTTGGTTCTCCTCACAATTTTCCATGAGATCTTTTACTTCAGATTTAGTAGTACTTGTATTCTTCCTTGTGTTGTTGGACATAAAAGCAACAACAATTTCATTTGTCTAAAGAATATCCTTCCATTCAAGAGAGTTGTAACCAGGTTTTCATGTTATCCTGAAAAGTGATGCTAACAAAATTAGTGTCTTCATCCTTGATCGCACCTCAAGTCTTGCTAATTGTCTTATGTCTAATTGAACATGTTGAAATATTCTAATAGATCTATACCTTCCTCCATCTAAAGAGAATACAAGTAATTATTCAGGAACAATTTGTTTGTCAGTGATTTTGTCATGTAAACTCTCAAGTTTCGCTCAAACTTCAAGAGTGATTTAAGATCCACCAAAATTAGCGCTTACTATCTTTTCCTACATCTTCTCCCACTCATCACCACccatcttttttgtttctttgattcCCCTACAAAGCCTTAGCCAGACCTTGTTGTATCAGAAGATCCTTTATTTTTTGCCGCCAAAGAGTAAGGTTGTGTTTTCCATTGAACTTTTTAATGTCGTACTTGATGCTTAAGCATTTTCTTGTCATTGTGATAGCAAGTACTATAAATGGAATAACGTAGAAGCTTTGAAaccaatttataaaaaaatgaaacctATTCACaatctgaaaaaaataaataaatgaaaagaagaaacaatcacATTCAACAAGAACagaaagatttacgtggtttgacaaggtgcctacatccacggaagAGATGGTAATAGTTTTCATTGACAATTGAGAAAGAGTTACATGCTTACTTCCTCATGTCTTTCTATGTTTACAAAGAATTCCCAATAACCCTAATAGCCCCACATTGCAATAATTTATAAGGTAACAGAGAGATACAAATTTCTTCCTCAAGCCCTTGAGCCGTATGGGCTTTTGCCAGCCCTTCAGAATCAGCCTACAAACCCATGAGATAGAATACAAAACATCCTACCCCTACTAAGTTCCAAGGGAGGGCGGGGTTCGGGTGGCAAGTtgcaggggagggaggggagagagggagagggagagccgGAGGGGGATCTAGAGGTGAATTATTGTAGTGACATGCGATGACAAAGATAGAGGCGATGGCATCGCTCTTGTTATTGTGACAGTGATCGCATCTTGTAGAGCTGTGATTGCTGGGCCGGTAGGAAGAAGACAAGTCTCACAGTGAAATCACCTAATGTGTCAATCAATTAAAAATGACAATACATTATACTAGTGGTAGACAAAATAtggttacaaacagaatttGTAACCTCCTTGATTACAAACAAAGGCACCCAGATTAAAATACAGTATTCCTTCAAACTTTCATTATAAAAAGTATAATTTGGTTTTCATGCATGGTCATGTATGAAAAGAATCTTTTATATTGGATTTTAGTAATCAACAGATTCAAGGGTTTTAATCTGAACCGTCTAAGGATAAAGTATGGTAGATAATCCTCTTATACGGTTACATTTTCAAATATGTGTAAAagacttgtcattaatgattaaaaaaaactgTGCAGCAGCTGTTGGCGATGGATTGGCAGTGATGCACAACAGATCTCTTAAAATATATTCTACCATAAAAAATGGACCTTTAAGCCGTAGAAGTGCTAAATAAGATTATTTAAGGACAGTTGATGGCTTAAATATATCAGTGAAGCTTGGGTTCCTGGCTCGTGCCACAAAATATATTGTTCAGCCAAATTACAATAGTACTTAGTCCGATGGATACCTCCCCCATGGTGGTTGCACTCTTCTCCTAAAACAGCTGAGTATGGGTTCCGTGGGTACAGGGGTTGTTGGGTTGCATTGTAATGCACAGGGGTTGTTGGGTTGCagagaactaaaaaaaaatggaaattgttttttttttttttttggtaaaagtttttttaatcattaatgacaagtctTTTACACGTATTTGAAAATGTAACTGTATAAGAGGACTATTTATCATACTTTATCCTTGGACTGTTCAGATTAAAACCTTTGAATCTAACAATTACTAAGAACcagtgtaaaagattcctctCATACACAACCGTGCATGAAACTTTTCccctaaaaaatattaataagagGTGAATTCACatcaagaacccaaaaaaaagaatgtatCAATCTATTAACAAATTTTTTAATATGAAGAAAATCTTCTAACAATTTAATAGATATCTACCATGTGATGGAGGATATCCCACATACTCATCCATAAACTAGGAGATCGATAtgcttttacccaaaaaaacagaaagagatGCCATTTGATTCCATTACAATGAAACGTCATTATTTTAATCTAGTAAAAGGTGTTATTAGTGAAGCCTGATTTTAGTCCAGAATGTGCGGTTGAGATCTTTGGAGGGCCATTTTGACCTTGAAATGATCTCAAACTGTCGAATAATGGCGTACATCACTGCCTAAGGTgtgagttgtgttgggctcgtcgataTCTTCAACGATATATTTTGAGATATATGTTATATTTTGGTCCAACCCTGTCTGGTTTGGCAATTTCTGGGtcttggggtatttctgtacttcttcgggttagggcttctctatataatgttcttatctctgagaAGGCTGTAAGAgtggttttgtaacatttctaGAGAATAGTGAAATTCGTTCTATTACTCGGCCGTtgatgtagcttcccatcttggaggtgaaccacgtaaatttctGATATTGTGTGTTGcttgttcttctttgttttttgtttttcttctacaaatcgtCATTCTGgacgttgttttcttaacaaaagGGTCTTTGAAATTTGTcaaacttatttattttttacaatttgacatgtggtcaaTCCACACCATTCTTCACTCATAATCGTGGATTTAACCACATGAAATATGAACTGTTGAACTGCTACCCTCTCATTTTATTAGAGAACGGCTACATCAGTAACAATAGGTCATTCATCTTCTACCTTTCTGGATAGCAGGCGGAGAATTGCCTCCGATCCAAATCTACTTGAGAAGTGCGATTCTTCCAAACTTTTACTGACACACACATGTACAcacacttttctctctctctctctctctgctgcaTGGGTGTACGTCACAcatggaaaattatcgcccctaGTACTGGGGGCGGTCCAGTGCGCATTGTGTTGCTGGGCATCGCCCATGTGTACACAATGggccccaccgtgcacacatgggtggtgcccagccgcacgatgcgcacaggaTGCCCCCAGTACATAAAGATCAGCCACACACACATATGAACTGTTCCaaattctttctctctttctctctctcagcttttttttttttttttttggtaagactcTCTCTCAGCTGCATGGgtgtcacacacacacacacaaactctTCCAAGtttgtacacacacacacacacggacTCTTCCAAATTTTTACACACATTCACACACATGGACAGACTGCTGCATAGGTGTGTCACacgcgcacacacacacacacacatacatggACTCTTCCAAATTTTCACACACATGACATGGCCTCACTGCTGCATGGGTGTCCATGCCCGTGCCCATAAGAGCATGGTTTCTCAATTCCACCTTTGAGTTTTGACCCGAATAAAAATTATCGGCATAATGAGTCGTGGCAATTCCATAAGATGATCTATGGTTACGGTTCGCTTCAGGTGGAAAACTAGAAACCCCAAGTGGAAGAAGGAGAACAAAGAGAGTATGAAATTTGGGGATGCGAGGAATTGTTATCCCATTCAATTCGCTGCCTGCTTCAATTTTTCCAATTCCttacataggagcagaaatggccatcctaccccctgcctgaacacactgcccaaggtggggtagagtggtcattccgctcctatgtgaagaattggaggaaattggagcGGATAGCAAattagaggtgataattattcgggTGGCGAGTGAGTAATCCGAGTCC containing:
- the LOC122646671 gene encoding uncharacterized protein LOC122646671, encoding MANAAATVYTTSLRLHCRRPSIRIRASTPMAATPTTATTTTVVPAIIVGGGRVGRALQSMGNGDDVLVKRGESPPLDFPGPILVCTRNDDLEAVLQSTPQSRWNDLVFFQNGMLEPWIQSKGLEDAEQVLAYFAISKLGEPPIDGKTDTNPEGLTAAYGKWAPAIAARLHSGGLSCKVLEKEAFQKQMLEKLIWICAFMLVGARHPGATVGVVEKEYRSEVGSLISELASAAAAEKDLVFEEAMEERLCAYSRAVAHFPTAVKEFKWRNGWFYSLTQKALAEGKSDPCPLHTAWLKELKVV